AGCACCAGGTCCTGAAAGCCGAACTCCAGCGCCCGCCCGCGCCGTGCCGGCCGCTCCAAACCAAACCGCACCATCGTCCGCACGCGCTGCGGGGTCGTACCGAGAATACGGGCCACTTCACTGGTTCGAAAGACGTTCGCAGAGGCCATCGATGGGCGGGCTGCACAGAGCGATTTCGCGTCCCTCTCCAGAGCCGCGCCGGGACACTATCACCGATTCACGGACGAGGCGAGGACTACCGGACCAGCGCGGACTTTCCGCCGTTGAAAAGGAACGGCAGGGCATTGTAATAGCCGCGCACACTCACGATCGAGTTTCCTCGCAGCCGAAGCACGAAGACACCACTCGGCGCCGGCGTCACCCCCGGAATCCCGTCCACCGTCCACTCGACCACCACCTCGGACCCATCACCGGT
This genomic interval from Candidatus Binatia bacterium contains the following:
- a CDS encoding nuclear transport factor 2 family protein translates to MDSLNSHRWAQIGPLLEPSGTYEDPIAGGPLAATMAGFYWAGMWTRFPELRFAVQRVTGDGSEVVVEWTVDGIPGVTPAPSGVFVLRLRGNSIVSVRGYYNALPFLFNGGKSALVR